A section of the Saccharopolyspora gregorii genome encodes:
- a CDS encoding amino acid deaminase, translating to MSPTTPGIDDQAVSALRQDVLDWRYKGLPSGASGSTAAEFLATRPTLSGSGFTGPVLVLDEAALEHNLSTMARWCERHGVLLAPHGKTTMAPRLFQRQLQHGAWGITAANVAQLRVYRAFGVRRVLLANQLLDPDGLRWLSGELDRDPEFEFSCWADSVAGVELMAASWTGERPLDVLVELGWAGARTGVRSVERGVEVARAVAASPRLRLAGVAGYEGAAAHGTGDDALATVDDYLARLRELVGEVERAGLFETAEIIVSGGGSAYFDQVAESLAAPWPTSARVLPVLRSGAYLTHDDGLYRRNSPFGRAHRLAGDESPFRPAMRVWAQVTSRPEPGLALATVGRRDVSFDQDLPEPQVVRGADGVVRELTGCAVTSLADQHAFLRVPEDGPRIGDWVGFGLSHPCTVFDKWRLIPVVDGDSVVDLVHTFF from the coding sequence TTGTCCCCGACCACTCCCGGCATCGACGACCAGGCCGTGTCCGCCCTGCGGCAGGACGTGCTCGACTGGCGGTACAAGGGCCTGCCGAGCGGGGCGTCCGGCAGCACCGCGGCGGAGTTCCTGGCGACCCGGCCGACGCTGTCCGGCTCGGGGTTCACCGGCCCGGTGCTGGTGCTGGACGAGGCCGCGCTGGAGCACAACCTCTCGACGATGGCCCGGTGGTGCGAGCGGCACGGGGTGCTGCTCGCCCCGCACGGGAAGACGACGATGGCGCCGCGGCTGTTCCAGCGCCAGCTCCAGCACGGCGCCTGGGGCATCACCGCGGCGAACGTCGCGCAGCTGCGGGTGTACCGGGCGTTCGGGGTGCGGCGGGTGCTGCTGGCGAACCAGCTGCTGGACCCGGACGGGCTGCGATGGCTGAGCGGCGAGCTGGACCGGGACCCGGAGTTCGAGTTCAGCTGCTGGGCCGATTCGGTGGCCGGGGTGGAGCTGATGGCGGCCTCCTGGACCGGCGAGCGTCCGCTGGACGTGCTGGTCGAGCTCGGCTGGGCGGGCGCCCGGACCGGGGTGCGGTCGGTCGAGCGGGGCGTCGAGGTGGCGCGGGCCGTCGCGGCGAGCCCGCGGCTGCGGCTGGCCGGGGTCGCCGGGTACGAGGGCGCCGCCGCGCACGGCACCGGGGACGACGCCCTGGCCACCGTGGACGACTACCTGGCCCGGCTGCGGGAGCTCGTCGGCGAGGTCGAGCGCGCCGGGCTGTTCGAGACCGCGGAGATCATCGTCTCCGGCGGCGGCAGCGCCTACTTCGACCAGGTCGCCGAATCCCTCGCGGCGCCGTGGCCCACCAGCGCCCGGGTGCTGCCGGTCCTGCGCAGCGGCGCCTACCTGACGCACGACGACGGGCTGTACCGCCGCAACTCCCCCTTCGGCCGGGCGCACCGGCTCGCCGGGGACGAGTCGCCGTTCCGGCCCGCGATGCGGGTCTGGGCGCAGGTCACCTCCCGGCCCGAGCCCGGGCTGGCGCTGGCCACGGTGGGCCGCCGGGACGTGTCGTTCGACCAGGACCTGCCCGAACCGCAGGTGGTGCGCGGCGCGGACGGGGTCGTGCGGGAGCTGACCGGGTGCGCGGTCACCTCGCTCGCCGACCAGCACGCGTTCCTGCGCGTCCCCGAGGACGGGCCGCGGATCGGCGACTGGGTGGGGTTCGGGTTGTCGCACCCGTGCACGGTCTTCGACAAGTGGCGGTTAATCCCGGTGGTGGACGGGGACAGCGTGGTCGATCTGGTGCACACCTTCTTCTGA
- a CDS encoding N-acyl-D-amino-acid deacylase family protein, translating into MDGVFEGATVVDGSGAPRYRADVAVAGERITEIAAPGTLGGREVVDADGLVLAPGFIDMHSHSDLQILAEPDHLAKVSQGVTLEVLGQDGLSYAPVDDATLAAVRAQIAGWNDDPPGFDWNWRGVGEYLDRLDAGIAVNAAYLVPHGTLRMLCVGHDDRPATGAELDRMRRVLAESLDEGAVGMSSGLTYTPGMYASEAELTELCRVVAAHGGFHSPHHRSYGAGALTAYAEMIEVSRASGCPLHLAHATMNFEVNRGRAGDLLGLVDSALHAGADITLDSYPYLPGATSLHALLPSWVAEGGVEATLERLRDPELRVRIRHDMEVSGSDGCHGVPIDWSAIEINGVRDAERNGHLVGLSIAESARRTGTTPGEVFFEVLLSERLGTSCLMHVGHEENVRAIMRHPAHTGGSDGLLVGDRPHPRAWGTFPRYLGHYVRELGVLSLEECVQHLTSRPADRLRLPDRGRVREGAIADLVLFDPDTIADTATFDRPRSTATGVHRVLVNGVPVLDSGRRTGALPGRAVRRTP; encoded by the coding sequence ATGGACGGGGTCTTCGAGGGCGCGACGGTCGTCGACGGCAGCGGGGCGCCCCGCTACCGCGCCGACGTGGCGGTGGCGGGCGAGCGGATCACCGAGATCGCCGCTCCCGGGACGCTCGGCGGGCGGGAGGTCGTCGACGCGGACGGGCTGGTGCTCGCGCCGGGCTTCATCGACATGCACTCGCACTCCGACCTGCAGATCCTCGCCGAACCGGACCACCTGGCGAAGGTCTCGCAAGGGGTCACGCTGGAAGTGCTCGGCCAGGACGGGTTGTCCTACGCGCCGGTCGACGACGCGACGCTGGCCGCGGTGCGCGCCCAGATCGCCGGGTGGAACGACGATCCGCCCGGGTTCGACTGGAACTGGCGCGGCGTCGGCGAGTACCTGGACCGGCTCGACGCCGGGATCGCCGTCAACGCCGCCTACCTGGTGCCGCACGGGACGCTGCGGATGCTGTGCGTCGGCCACGACGACCGGCCCGCCACCGGGGCCGAGCTGGACCGGATGCGGCGGGTGCTGGCGGAGTCGCTGGACGAGGGCGCGGTGGGGATGTCCTCCGGGCTGACCTACACGCCGGGCATGTACGCCTCGGAGGCCGAGCTCACCGAGCTGTGCCGGGTGGTGGCCGCGCACGGCGGGTTCCACAGCCCGCACCACCGCAGCTACGGGGCGGGCGCGCTCACCGCCTACGCGGAGATGATCGAGGTGAGCCGGGCGTCCGGCTGCCCGCTGCACCTGGCGCACGCGACGATGAACTTCGAGGTCAACCGGGGGCGGGCCGGGGACCTGCTGGGGCTGGTGGATTCGGCGCTGCACGCGGGCGCGGACATCACGCTGGACAGCTACCCGTACCTGCCGGGCGCGACCTCGCTGCACGCGCTGCTGCCGAGCTGGGTCGCCGAAGGCGGCGTGGAGGCCACGCTGGAGCGGCTGCGCGACCCCGAGCTGCGGGTGCGGATCCGGCACGACATGGAGGTCAGCGGCTCCGACGGCTGCCACGGGGTGCCGATCGACTGGTCCGCCATCGAGATCAACGGGGTGCGCGACGCCGAGCGCAACGGGCACCTGGTCGGGCTCAGCATCGCCGAATCGGCGCGGCGGACCGGCACGACGCCCGGCGAGGTGTTCTTCGAGGTGCTGCTCTCGGAGCGGCTCGGCACCTCCTGCCTGATGCACGTCGGCCACGAGGAGAACGTCCGCGCGATCATGCGCCACCCCGCGCACACCGGCGGCAGCGACGGGCTGCTCGTCGGCGACCGGCCGCACCCGCGCGCGTGGGGGACGTTCCCGCGCTACCTGGGGCACTACGTGCGGGAGCTGGGCGTGCTGAGCCTGGAGGAGTGCGTCCAGCACCTCACCTCGCGTCCCGCCGACCGGCTCCGGCTGCCGGACCGCGGCCGCGTCCGGGAAGGCGCGATCGCCGACCTGGTGCTGTTCGACCCGGACACCATCGCCGACACCGCCACCTTCGACCGGCCGCGCAGCACCGCGACGGGCGTGCACCGGGTGCTGGTCAACGGGGTGCCGGTCCTCGACTCCGGGCGGCGCACCGGCGCGCTGCCCGGCCGTGCGGTGCGCCGCACACCTTGA
- a CDS encoding GntP family permease codes for MDGLVHWLQHDTAGLLTLCAAGIAALLLMIIRFRVEPFIALIITGLLLALVAGVPVTDLVGSAQKSSESLLESGFGSILGHITAIVGLGAVLGAVLEASGGAQLLTRRLLAAFGENRAPLAMGLSGLLFGIPVFFDIGIFVLAPLVYSAARQGGRSILLYCLPLVAGLSMTHAFLPPHPGPVVAAGLLGVDLGWVILMGLACGIPAFVVSGVLFPAWIGKRLHVDVPDTAPPAELGSAPGDEPKLGVVALVIGLPMLLILGGTFASITLPPGAALDVLTFLGNPVVALTIAVLIAFWLLGTKRGLTGPDLATLTSTALRPLGMILLVVGAGGFFGKVLAETGVGEALAGTLEASGLPLIASAYVISSGLRIAQGSATVAIVTTGGIVAPLVAGLGYSQPQLALIAVAIAAGSIIASHVNDAGFWIISRYFGISTKDTLKTWTVLETILSVTGFAMAALLSLVV; via the coding sequence GTGGATGGTTTAGTGCACTGGTTGCAGCACGACACCGCGGGTCTGCTCACGTTGTGCGCGGCGGGGATCGCCGCCCTGCTGCTGATGATCATCCGGTTCCGGGTGGAACCGTTCATCGCCTTGATCATCACCGGGCTGCTGCTGGCGCTCGTCGCCGGAGTGCCCGTCACCGACCTCGTCGGTTCCGCGCAGAAGAGCAGCGAATCCCTGCTGGAGAGCGGTTTCGGCAGCATCCTCGGGCACATCACCGCCATCGTCGGGCTCGGTGCCGTGCTCGGCGCCGTGCTGGAGGCCTCCGGTGGCGCGCAGCTGCTCACCCGCAGGCTGCTGGCCGCGTTCGGGGAGAACCGGGCGCCGCTGGCGATGGGGCTGTCCGGGCTGCTGTTCGGCATCCCGGTGTTCTTCGACATCGGCATCTTCGTGCTCGCACCGCTCGTCTACAGCGCGGCGCGCCAAGGCGGGCGGTCGATCCTGCTGTACTGCCTGCCGCTGGTCGCCGGCCTGTCCATGACGCACGCGTTCCTGCCGCCGCACCCCGGGCCGGTGGTGGCCGCCGGGCTGCTCGGCGTGGACCTCGGCTGGGTCATCCTGATGGGGCTGGCGTGCGGGATCCCCGCGTTCGTCGTCTCCGGTGTGCTGTTCCCCGCCTGGATCGGCAAGCGGCTGCACGTGGACGTGCCGGACACCGCGCCGCCCGCGGAACTCGGCTCCGCTCCCGGCGACGAGCCGAAGCTCGGCGTGGTCGCGCTGGTCATCGGGTTGCCGATGCTGCTGATCCTCGGCGGGACGTTCGCCAGCATCACGCTGCCGCCCGGGGCGGCGCTGGACGTGCTGACGTTCCTGGGCAACCCGGTGGTGGCGCTGACCATCGCGGTGCTGATCGCGTTCTGGCTGCTGGGCACCAAGCGCGGGCTGACCGGGCCGGACCTGGCGACGCTGACCTCGACCGCGCTGCGGCCGCTGGGCATGATCCTGCTGGTCGTCGGCGCGGGCGGGTTCTTCGGCAAGGTGCTCGCCGAGACCGGTGTCGGCGAAGCGCTCGCCGGCACCCTGGAGGCGTCCGGGCTGCCGCTGATCGCCTCGGCCTACGTGATCAGCTCCGGGCTGCGGATCGCGCAGGGCTCGGCGACCGTGGCGATCGTGACCACCGGCGGGATCGTGGCGCCGCTGGTGGCCGGGCTCGGGTACTCGCAGCCGCAGCTGGCGCTGATCGCCGTGGCCATCGCCGCCGGTTCGATCATCGCCTCGCACGTCAACGACGCGGGGTTCTGGATCATCTCCCGGTACTTCGGGATCTCGACGAAGGACACGCTCAAGACCTGGACGGTGCTGGAGACGATCCTGTCCGTCACCGGGTTCGCGATGGCGGCGCTGCTGAGTCTGGTCGTGTAG
- a CDS encoding NADP-dependent oxidoreductase — protein MRAISQDRFGGPEVLHETTAPRPAPLPTEVLVRVVSAGVNPVDWKTREGGGMAGVLGEPPFVLGWDVSGVVEEIGFGVHTLEVGDEVYGMPWFPRRAGAYAEYVTAPARQFTRKPVGLDHDHSAGVPLAALTAWQSLVDLAGVTRGQRVLVHAASGGVGHFAVQFAAHAGAHVIGTASAAKQDWVRELGAAEVIDYRAARFEEETGEIDVVLDLVGDGIDRTSTRSLDVLKPGGLLIAVPSGVAPELLDLARERGVRATGYLVEPDGPALSTIAGLIDDGTVRTRIDEVLPLAEAAEAHRRGEQGHVHGKQVLHVES, from the coding sequence ATGCGCGCCATCAGCCAGGACCGGTTCGGCGGACCGGAGGTGCTGCACGAGACCACCGCACCCCGGCCCGCGCCGCTGCCCACCGAGGTGCTGGTGCGCGTCGTGTCCGCCGGGGTCAACCCGGTGGACTGGAAGACCCGCGAGGGCGGCGGGATGGCCGGAGTGCTCGGCGAACCGCCGTTCGTGCTCGGCTGGGACGTCTCCGGCGTCGTCGAGGAGATCGGCTTCGGCGTGCACACGCTGGAGGTCGGTGACGAGGTCTACGGCATGCCGTGGTTCCCGCGCCGGGCCGGGGCCTACGCCGAGTACGTGACCGCGCCCGCGCGGCAGTTCACCCGCAAGCCGGTGGGCCTGGACCACGACCACTCGGCCGGGGTGCCGCTGGCCGCGCTCACGGCCTGGCAGAGCCTCGTGGACCTGGCCGGGGTCACCCGCGGGCAGCGGGTGCTGGTGCACGCCGCGTCCGGCGGGGTCGGGCACTTCGCCGTGCAGTTCGCCGCGCACGCGGGCGCGCACGTGATCGGCACGGCGAGCGCCGCCAAGCAGGACTGGGTGCGGGAGCTCGGCGCCGCCGAGGTGATCGACTACCGCGCCGCGCGGTTCGAGGAGGAGACCGGCGAGATCGACGTGGTGCTGGACCTCGTCGGCGACGGGATCGACCGGACCAGCACCCGCTCGCTGGACGTGCTCAAGCCGGGCGGGCTGCTGATCGCGGTGCCGTCCGGGGTAGCGCCGGAGCTGCTCGACCTCGCCCGGGAGCGCGGGGTGCGCGCCACCGGCTACCTGGTGGAACCGGACGGGCCCGCGCTGAGCACCATCGCCGGGCTCATCGACGACGGAACGGTGCGCACCCGGATCGACGAGGTGCTGCCGCTGGCCGAGGCCGCCGAGGCGCACCGCCGCGGCGAGCAGGGGCACGTGCACGGCAAACAAGTACTACACGTCGAGTCCTGA
- a CDS encoding lactonase family protein, whose product MSGPDHAQQPNSLPANSLPARALRRRGFLGLLAGVSALPLLPAAGARATPGAATTTAYVGSMSSTGGRGFEVAAFDAATGKLTATTAVDGVPDASFFATSADGRVLYTTNELEQGSVTALDITDPAAPAVLGSTPTGGAGPTHLAVHPAGHLLAANYTDGTVSVHPLDADGRIGDATDLVRHDAAEPHAHQVLVAPDDELVVAVDLGADAVFVYALEGGKLAQRQRLDLPTGTGPRHLAWHPDGNRAYLLAELASTITVLDWDGAAFTAGQVIGTRDEGAAGENFPAEIAITGDGAHVYASNRGDDAIAVFAVREDGLERVGSTPTGGQWPRHFAFAPDGAALHVVNQHSGTITRLPRDPGTGLLSPAEESGAFASAVVLAFAP is encoded by the coding sequence GTGTCCGGACCTGACCACGCCCAGCAGCCGAACTCCTTGCCCGCGAATTCCCTGCCCGCGCGCGCCCTGCGCCGCCGCGGCTTCCTGGGCTTGCTCGCCGGTGTGAGCGCGCTGCCGCTGCTGCCCGCCGCCGGTGCCCGCGCGACGCCCGGAGCCGCCACCACCACCGCTTACGTCGGCAGCATGAGCTCCACCGGCGGGCGCGGCTTCGAGGTCGCCGCCTTCGACGCCGCCACCGGGAAGCTCACCGCCACCACCGCCGTCGACGGCGTGCCGGACGCCTCGTTCTTCGCCACCTCCGCCGACGGCCGCGTCCTCTACACCACCAACGAGCTGGAGCAGGGCTCGGTCACCGCGCTCGACATCACCGACCCGGCCGCGCCCGCCGTGCTCGGCAGCACCCCCACCGGCGGCGCCGGGCCGACGCACCTCGCCGTGCACCCGGCGGGGCACCTGCTCGCGGCGAACTACACCGACGGCACCGTCTCGGTGCACCCGCTCGACGCGGACGGGCGCATCGGCGACGCCACCGACCTGGTGCGCCACGACGCCGCCGAACCGCACGCCCACCAGGTGCTCGTCGCGCCGGACGACGAGCTGGTGGTCGCCGTGGACCTCGGTGCGGACGCGGTGTTCGTGTACGCGCTGGAGGGCGGGAAGCTCGCGCAGCGGCAACGCCTCGACCTGCCCACCGGGACCGGGCCGCGCCACCTCGCCTGGCACCCGGACGGGAACCGCGCCTACCTGCTCGCCGAGCTCGCCTCGACGATCACGGTGCTCGACTGGGACGGCGCCGCCTTCACCGCCGGGCAGGTCATCGGCACCCGCGACGAAGGCGCGGCCGGGGAGAACTTCCCCGCCGAGATCGCCATCACCGGCGACGGCGCGCACGTGTACGCCTCCAACCGGGGCGACGACGCGATCGCCGTGTTCGCGGTGCGGGAGGACGGGCTGGAGCGCGTCGGCAGCACCCCCACCGGCGGGCAGTGGCCGCGGCACTTCGCGTTCGCCCCCGACGGTGCGGCGCTGCACGTGGTGAACCAGCACTCCGGCACCATCACCCGGCTGCCCCGCGACCCCGGGACCGGCCTGCTCTCCCCCGCCGAGGAGTCCGGCGCCTTCGCCTCGGCGGTGGTGCTCGCGTTCGCGCCCTGA
- a CDS encoding type 1 periplasmic-binding domain-containing protein, with protein MAGGIRFHRYALASYLLQHELEPPEPDEVPNRQARALLRTYARSRLLRLKSRSAEPDGAGSRFDAAATRVEPLALPWYLALPSLVLFYLLPPVIQRGVVLRRPARWFLRQHYLSPRESADFASFAQRLLTTPSVHENALQVRKFLVHALLEDLADAYARRVWRWRWMRRDNYPVLLLQGVTPGTTGELLIRLINDVRNETGAWDPLLVVASGTEELPHDDPPAEPLTVQGWQHRLQEARRKRSPTAWYLPIRVEDPPTDVEPRPAFPRGQFPIRTTRARILRFVPVAIAGVVVLGAGTWYLHEWNAHCRTLLPWTEPGLSRIDPDGFGGARGECVGVSAGYMFSPPENADDKTREELLGLQDRVRELNAAAEERHRNEPELPYPTIVYFSVLTTSNSDSTTLAAALEELRGVVDAQNRSRLARLPMRVVIANGGEEMRHGAEVAERIGELARAAEAENIAARGESTRSGTAREATSPVVGVVGLGGSRKTTKEAISVLGRHGLPSIGITTSEDHMWKSSKLYFQIAPPNRDQARVVGEYLQHHVEARPRRVIIFKDPGDDYSVNLAEDLHHELTANRGIAADTTDDLAELEFACGRDSVVFFAGRSEQLNELLTRDRCDPGNPARLIAGDDVTKYVLNRRVSNPDAPRPQLDYVSFNKLPHAERADDDADQGRSALARDAIDLLSTAINQFKDDPLPLTGITTWNELSHVGGMSRATTGAIVYDPTGSDPSKRQVPVNKAITIEHIDSAGRSRTLLVCGDHQANDNRPAGCTWLGG; from the coding sequence TTGGCAGGGGGGATCCGCTTCCACCGCTACGCCCTGGCGAGCTACCTGCTGCAGCACGAGCTGGAACCGCCCGAGCCGGACGAGGTGCCGAACCGGCAGGCCCGCGCCCTGCTGCGGACCTACGCGCGCAGCCGGCTGCTCCGGCTCAAGAGCCGTAGCGCGGAGCCCGACGGAGCGGGTTCGCGGTTCGACGCGGCCGCCACCCGCGTCGAACCGCTCGCCCTGCCCTGGTACCTGGCGTTGCCGTCGCTGGTGCTGTTCTACCTCCTGCCGCCCGTGATCCAGCGCGGTGTGGTGTTGCGCAGGCCCGCACGGTGGTTCCTGCGCCAGCACTACCTCTCGCCGCGCGAATCGGCGGACTTCGCGAGCTTCGCGCAACGGCTGCTGACCACCCCGTCGGTGCACGAGAACGCCCTCCAGGTGCGCAAGTTCCTGGTGCACGCGCTGCTGGAAGACCTCGCCGACGCCTACGCGCGCCGGGTGTGGCGGTGGCGCTGGATGCGGCGCGACAACTACCCGGTGCTGCTCCTGCAGGGCGTCACACCGGGCACCACCGGAGAACTGCTCATCCGGCTGATCAACGACGTGCGCAACGAGACCGGAGCTTGGGACCCGCTGCTGGTCGTGGCCAGCGGGACCGAGGAGCTGCCGCACGACGACCCACCGGCCGAACCGCTCACGGTGCAGGGCTGGCAGCACCGGCTGCAGGAGGCCAGGCGCAAGCGCTCCCCCACCGCCTGGTACCTGCCGATCCGGGTGGAGGACCCACCGACCGATGTGGAACCGCGCCCCGCGTTCCCGCGCGGCCAGTTCCCGATCCGGACCACCCGCGCCCGGATCCTCCGCTTCGTGCCCGTGGCGATCGCGGGTGTCGTGGTGCTCGGGGCCGGAACCTGGTACCTGCACGAGTGGAACGCGCACTGCCGCACCCTGCTGCCGTGGACGGAGCCCGGCCTCAGCCGAATCGACCCGGACGGATTCGGCGGCGCGCGGGGGGAGTGCGTGGGCGTGTCGGCCGGATACATGTTCTCCCCGCCGGAGAACGCGGACGACAAGACCCGCGAGGAACTGCTCGGATTGCAGGACAGGGTCCGCGAACTCAACGCCGCGGCCGAGGAACGGCACCGCAACGAGCCCGAGCTCCCCTACCCGACCATCGTCTACTTCAGCGTCCTGACCACCTCGAATTCCGATTCGACGACGCTGGCGGCAGCGTTGGAGGAACTGCGCGGAGTCGTCGACGCCCAGAACCGGTCGCGCCTGGCCCGGCTCCCGATGCGGGTCGTCATCGCCAACGGTGGCGAGGAGATGCGCCACGGCGCCGAGGTCGCGGAGCGGATCGGAGAGCTCGCCCGCGCCGCCGAAGCGGAGAACATCGCCGCGCGGGGCGAATCGACCCGGTCCGGGACGGCCCGGGAGGCGACGTCACCCGTCGTCGGCGTCGTCGGTCTCGGCGGCAGCCGGAAGACCACCAAGGAAGCGATCTCCGTGCTCGGCAGGCACGGGCTGCCGAGCATCGGGATCACCACCTCCGAGGACCACATGTGGAAGTCGAGCAAGCTCTACTTCCAGATCGCGCCACCGAACCGCGACCAGGCCCGGGTCGTCGGTGAATACCTCCAGCACCACGTCGAGGCACGTCCGCGCCGGGTGATCATCTTCAAGGATCCCGGCGACGACTACAGCGTGAACCTCGCCGAGGACCTGCACCACGAGCTCACCGCGAACCGCGGCATCGCCGCCGACACGACCGACGATCTGGCGGAACTGGAATTCGCGTGCGGACGGGACTCGGTGGTGTTCTTCGCGGGCCGCTCCGAACAGCTCAACGAACTGCTGACCCGGGACAGGTGCGACCCCGGCAACCCCGCGCGGCTGATCGCGGGCGACGACGTCACCAAGTACGTGCTCAACCGGCGGGTGTCCAACCCCGATGCTCCTCGCCCGCAGCTCGACTACGTGTCGTTCAACAAGCTCCCGCACGCGGAACGTGCGGACGACGACGCAGACCAGGGACGTTCCGCGCTGGCCCGGGACGCGATAGACCTCCTGAGCACCGCCATCAACCAGTTCAAGGACGATCCGCTGCCGCTGACCGGGATCACCACGTGGAACGAGCTGTCGCACGTCGGGGGCATGTCGCGCGCGACCACCGGCGCGATCGTGTACGACCCCACCGGGTCCGATCCGTCGAAGCGCCAGGTGCCGGTGAACAAGGCGATCACGATCGAGCACATCGACTCCGCCGGGCGGAGCAGGACGCTGCTGGTGTGCGGTGACCACCAGGCCAACGACAACAGGCCCGCCGGGTGCACCTGGCTCGGCGGCTGA